The Hymenobacter sp. DG25A nucleotide sequence CCACGGAAGCCGCGCAGTATTTCCTCTATGGCATTGGCATGAAGAAGGTTACCGGTGGGGTTATTGGGGGAGCACAGGAATACCAGCTTGGCTTCAGAAGCCAGCACGCCGGCCACCGTTTCGGCGGAAAGCTGAAAGTCGGCCGTGAGCGGCAGGCGCTCAATGCGAACATCGTTCAAATTGGCGGCAACCTCATACATGCCATAAGTAGGTGGCAGGATCAGGATGCTGTCCTGCCCGGGCGTGCACGTGAGGCGAACCAGCAAGTCAATGGCTTCATCAGAGCCGTTACCCAGGAAAATCTGCTCGGGGCGCACGCCTTTCAGCAGGGCCAGCTCGGCCTTTACGGCGCGCTGCATTGGATCTGGGTAGCGGTTGAACCGCTCGGGGCCAGCGCTGCCCAGGCTGTTCTCGTTGGCATCGAGCATCACATGCGCTTCTCCCTGAAATTCGTCGCGAGCTGAAGAGTAAGGCTTCATGGTCCGGATATTGGGCCGCACCAAGCTATCTAGGTTGAACATCACAAAGGTTGAGGATGGGGCGTTCATGACGCTTTAATTATTGACTTCGCCGGCGGCCAACGCTTCCAGCCGTAACGTAATGGCCCGGGCGTGGGCCCGCAGGCCTTCGGCTTCCGCCATGGTTTCTACAACGGGCCCTACATTCAGCAGGCCTTCGGCCGTGAGCCGCTGGAAGGTAATTTTCTTGAAGAAGGAATCCAGCGACACGCCACTGTAGTTTCGGGCGTAGCCGTTGGTAGGCAGGGTGTGATTAGTACCGGAGGCGTAGTCGCCGGCCGCTTCCGGAGTGAGATGCCCAAGGAATACGGAACCCGCACTGGTCACTCCTTCGGCCAGCTGCTCGGGGTTGCGCACAGCCAGGATCAAATGCTCAGGCGCATACTGATTGGAGAAGTACAGCATTTCCTCCGGTGTGCGGAGCAAAATAGCGCGGCTTTCGGCCAGCGCCTGGGCGGCCACATCGGCCCGAGGCAGCTCGCGCAGCTGGCGCGCCACTTCGGCCTTCGTTCCCTCCAGCACCGTCATGGAGTCAGAGAGCAGAATCACCTGCGAGTCTGGGCCGTGCTCAGCTTGACTCAGCAAATCAGCCGCCACGAAGGCGGGGTTAGCCGACTCATCGGCAATAACCAAAACTTCTGAAGGGCCGGCCGGCATATCAATAGCCACGCCGTAGCGGGTTGCCAGCTGTTTGGCTGCCGTAACGTAGCGGTTTCCGGGGCCAAAAATCTTATCAACGGCGGGCACCGACTCCGTGCCCCCGCTTAAAGCGGCAATGGCCTGGGCTCCGCCGGCTTTTACTATAGTGGATATACCCAGCAGCTGAGCCGTGAACAGGATAATGGGGTTCACAGATCCATCCCGCTGGGGCGGCGTGCACAGCACAATTTCCGGACACGCGGCCAGGCGGGCGGGCACGCCCAGCATAAGCAAGGTGCTAAAAAGAGGCGCCGTACCGCCCGGAATATACAGGCCTACCCGCTGCACCGGCACCGCCCGGCGCCAGCATAGCACGCCCGGCATGGTTTCTACCCGCTCTTCTTGGGGCACCTGGGCCTGGTGGAAGCGCAGAATGTTGGCATGGGCAAGGCGAATGGCAGTTTGTAAATCAGCGGGCACCTGGGCGGCCGCGGCGGCCAGCTCTTCCGGGCTGACCCGCAAACCATTGGTCAGCTCTGCGCCATCAAACTGTTGGGCGTATTCCAGCAGGGCCGCGTCGCCACGTTGGCGGACGTCGGTAAAGATTTGCTGCACGCGCTGCTCCACGTCCTGGGCCTGCTGCTGGGCGGCGCGTAGCTGCAACGCGCCCCACTCGGCCTGGCTGGGATATTGAAAAATCTGCATGGGTTGGTTGCTACGGACTATTGATTGGGTTCTGCTGCAGGATAACTGCAGGACCGGCGGGTTAGCACCGGCCCTTACAGGATAGAACAGCGAAACCCAATCCTCGATTTAGGCAATCATCTTTTCAATGGGGAGCACCAGAATGCCTTCGGCACCCACCGCTTTCAGCTGGCCCGTGATGTGCCAGAAGTCGTCCTCATTCACCACCGACTGCACCGACACCCAGCCTTCTTCAGCCAGCGGCGTAACCGTGGGCGACTTAATACCGGGCAACAGCTGCTTCACAGCTTCCAGGGAAGCAACCGGGGCATTCAGCAGAATGTACTTGTTGCGACGGGCGCGGCGCACGGCCTGCATGCGAAACAGCAACTGCTCCAGCAATTCCTTTTTCTCCGCGTTCAGGCTTTGGTTGGCAATCAGCACCGCCTCCGAGCGAAACACCGTTTCTACCTCGCGCAGCCCATTGCCCAGCAGCGTAGAGCCACTGCTCACAATATCACAAATAGCCTCGGCCAGCCCAATGCTGGGGGCAATTTCCACGGAGCCGCTGATGGTGTGCAGGTCGGCTTTCACGCCCCGCTCGGCCAGGTAGCTGCCCAGAATCAGAGGATATGAGGTGGCGATGCTCCGGCCCTGCAGATCCTGCACCGAGTCGTAAGCGGCGGCGCGGGGAACGGCCAGGCTCAGGCGGCATTTGCTAAAGCCCAGGCCTTC carries:
- the hisD gene encoding histidinol dehydrogenase; the protein is MQIFQYPSQAEWGALQLRAAQQQAQDVEQRVQQIFTDVRQRGDAALLEYAQQFDGAELTNGLRVSPEELAAAAAQVPADLQTAIRLAHANILRFHQAQVPQEERVETMPGVLCWRRAVPVQRVGLYIPGGTAPLFSTLLMLGVPARLAACPEIVLCTPPQRDGSVNPIILFTAQLLGISTIVKAGGAQAIAALSGGTESVPAVDKIFGPGNRYVTAAKQLATRYGVAIDMPAGPSEVLVIADESANPAFVAADLLSQAEHGPDSQVILLSDSMTVLEGTKAEVARQLRELPRADVAAQALAESRAILLRTPEEMLYFSNQYAPEHLILAVRNPEQLAEGVTSAGSVFLGHLTPEAAGDYASGTNHTLPTNGYARNYSGVSLDSFFKKITFQRLTAEGLLNVGPVVETMAEAEGLRAHARAITLRLEALAAGEVNN
- the hisC gene encoding histidinol-phosphate transaminase — protein: MNAPSSTFVMFNLDSLVRPNIRTMKPYSSARDEFQGEAHVMLDANENSLGSAGPERFNRYPDPMQRAVKAELALLKGVRPEQIFLGNGSDEAIDLLVRLTCTPGQDSILILPPTYGMYEVAANLNDVRIERLPLTADFQLSAETVAGVLASEAKLVFLCSPNNPTGNLLHANAIEEILRGFRGLVVVDEAYADFAAAPSWTSHLDEFPNLVVLQTFSKAWGLAGLRLGMAFASPEVIGYLNKIKPPYNVSEATQQHALQALRDAARFEQMRRELLIGRDWLQERLPAVDIVEQVFPSDANFLLVRFRPDATAVYDFLLGRGIVVRNRTTQPGCAGTLRLTVGTPEENKQLLQALQEYK
- the hisG gene encoding ATP phosphoribosyltransferase produces the protein MLRLAIQKSGRLSEDSLNLIRECGISFLTSSYKLKTEATNFPLEILYLRDDDIPGYVKDGVADLGIVGQNVLVEAGFPELEIEGLGFSKCRLSLAVPRAAAYDSVQDLQGRSIATSYPLILGSYLAERGVKADLHTISGSVEIAPSIGLAEAICDIVSSGSTLLGNGLREVETVFRSEAVLIANQSLNAEKKELLEQLLFRMQAVRRARRNKYILLNAPVASLEAVKQLLPGIKSPTVTPLAEEGWVSVQSVVNEDDFWHITGQLKAVGAEGILVLPIEKMIA